A window from Branchiostoma lanceolatum isolate klBraLanc5 chromosome 9, klBraLanc5.hap2, whole genome shotgun sequence encodes these proteins:
- the LOC136442046 gene encoding solute carrier family 22 member 16-like, translating into MEWDDLLREYLGEFGRFQKFTALLAILVGPTFGMSLVAMTFLAATPEHHCRVLGNSSSVGHRYQAEGYNFSVPLENIGGTWKPSSCLMFKESNSTTTPGNESTACTHGWEYDRTIYQSTIVTEYDLVCSTAWLKGLGQSSFMAGTSIGGVFFGTLSDRFGRRPTTVLCLLLHLALSIGASFTSDYVSFIVLRALDGAAANGLYFTAFVLGTFDSNM; encoded by the exons ATGGAATGGGACGATCTTCTGCGAGAATACCTCGGAGAGTTCGGAAGGTTTCAAAAGTTCACAGCTCTGCTTGCCATCTTGGTCGGCCCGACCTTTGGTATGAGTCTGGTCGCTATGACGTTCCTGGCAGCGACACCAGAACACCATTGCCGGGTCTTAGGAAACTCCTCTTCGGTCGGCCATCGCTACCAGGCCGAGGGATATAACTTCAGTGTCCCCTTGGAAAATATCGGTGGTACCTGGAAACCCAGTTCGTGTTTGATGTTCAAGGAATCAAATAGTACAACGACCCCGGGAAATGAAAGTACAGCATGTACCCATGGCTGGGAGTATGACCGGACCATTTACCAGAGCACCATCGTCACAGAG TACGACCTAGTGTGCAGCACAGCCTGGTTGAAAGGACTGGGTCAGAGCAGTTTTATGGCGGGGACCAGTATAGGTGGGGTCTTCTTTGGCACACTTTCGGACAG ATTTGGCCGCCGGCCTACAACAGTGCTTTGCCTTCTACTGCACCTCGCGTTGAGTATAGGAGCGTCTTTCACGTCAGACTATGTTTCCTTCATCGTTCTACGTGCGTTAGATGGAGCCGCTGCCAACGGTCTCTACTTCACCGCCTTTGTTCTAGGTACATTTGACAGTAATATGTAA
- the LOC136442047 gene encoding organic cation transporter protein-like: MTAPFTIKSDVIGWVLPESPRWLISNKRVKSARDVLRRAARVNDVTIPDDVYTSLLTKSAESKEETTKFTMIDLLRTPRMRKITLLMCFAWMAVAGVYYGLILGMTDLAGDPYVNFALGAALELGLAAVGWAAMERWGRKPVTVGSALLAGIGCLASAGTTGHPTVSRNFALLGRVLIGVNFICFSAYSPDMFPTVVRGMGMGVVTAFSRVGTMLAPFVTLLGDVWLPLPMLTFGVASCAGGLAVYLVPETLGLPLPETIEDVENSGREPQRKDNVESESYTNPWPKRDPFRHVKRVVVCYQIARDGDYFSSILVP, from the exons ATGACGGCGCCTTTTACGATCAAgagcgacgtgattggctg GGTGCTTCCAGAGTCTCCCAGGTGGCTCATCAGTAACAAACGAGTCAAGTCTGCCAGGGACGTCCTGCGGAGAGCAGCACGGGTTAACGATGTTACCATACCAGACGATGTCTACACAAGCCTCCTCACAAAGTCAGCTGAATCAAAGGAGGAAACGACAAAGTTTACCATGATTGACCTCCTGCGAACACCTCGGATGCGCAAAATCACCTTGCTAATGTGTTTTGCTTG GATGGCCGTGGCTGGAGTCTATTACGGCCTTATTCTCGGGATGACTGATCTAGCAGGAGATCCGTACGTCAACTTTGCCCTGGGCGCAGCTTTGGAGCTCGGCCTTGCTGCTGTAGGATGGGCGGCCATGGAGAGATGGGGCAGGAAACCGGTCACAGTCGGGTCGGCTTTACTTGCAGGGATAGGTTGCCTGGCGTCAGCGGGTACCACAG GACACCCGACAGTTTCTCGTAATTTTGCGTTGCTGGGCAGAGTTCTCATCGGCGTGAATTTCATATGTTTTAGTGCGTACTCACCGGACATGTTCCCGACTGTAGTTAG GGGCATGGGTATGGGAGTGGTCACAGCGTTTTCCCGGGTAGGTACCATGCTGGCTCCTTTCGTGACGCTCCTGGGCGATGTCTGGCTGCCCCTCCCCATGTTGACGTTCGGAGTGGCGTCTTGTGCCGGTGGCTTGGCTGTCTACTTGGTACCAGAAACACTCGGACTGCCCCTGCCTGAGACGATAGAGGATGTGGAGAATTCGGGAAG GGAGCCACAAAGAAAAGACAACGTCGAATCAGAAAGCTACACAAACCCCTGGCCCAAGCGTGACCCCTTCAGACACGTGAAACGTGTAGTTGTCTGCTATCAAATTGCTCGTGATGGTGACTACTTCAGCTCTATCCTAGTACCTTAA